The following are encoded together in the Deltaproteobacteria bacterium genome:
- a CDS encoding DUF29 domain-containing protein, with amino-acid sequence MKSRPAATDSAAASDADFFAWTQRTAALLRARRFDEVDVEHAAQEIEDMGRRDLREVNRRLRVVLVHLLKWKLQPKKRTRSWHTTLVTQRSEIDDLLRDSPSLRPRLLHDLPRNYARAVTRTAVETGLRADKFPSRCPFTLEQILDQDFLAA; translated from the coding sequence GTGAAGTCCCGCCCCGCAGCGACTGACAGCGCCGCAGCGTCCGACGCCGACTTCTTCGCCTGGACCCAGCGTACGGCGGCGCTCCTCCGAGCGCGTCGCTTCGACGAGGTCGACGTCGAGCACGCGGCCCAGGAGATCGAGGACATGGGCAGGCGGGACTTGAGGGAGGTCAATCGTAGGCTGCGGGTCGTACTCGTGCACCTACTCAAGTGGAAGCTCCAGCCAAAGAAGCGGACCCGTTCGTGGCATACCACGCTCGTCACGCAGCGGTCCGAGATCGACGACCTCCTCCGCGATAGTCCGAGCCTGCGGCCAAGGCTTCTGCACGATCTTCCGCGGAACTACGCGCGGGCAGTGACGCGCACAGCCGTCGAGACGGGCCTGCGCGCGGACAAGTTCCCGTCCCGGTGTCCGTTCACCCTCGAGCAGATACTGGACCAGGACTTCCTGGCGGCGTAG